A part of Myxococcus landrumus genomic DNA contains:
- the greB gene encoding transcription elongation factor GreB — protein MAQDLPPDEIDDLEAEEGDEKAPFRRYLTRLGAERMHRELIRLLNEERPKVTAEVSAAAAQGDRSENAEYIYGKKRLREIDRRIRFLQRRLDTATIVTPSEQSDRARVYFGATVTLEDEDGARTTYQIVGSDEIDAAGGRISVESPIGRALLRKGIGDTVDVRRPRGEIELTVVDIRYD, from the coding sequence ATGGCCCAGGACCTGCCCCCGGACGAAATCGACGACCTGGAGGCCGAGGAGGGTGACGAGAAAGCCCCCTTCCGCCGCTACCTCACCCGGCTGGGCGCCGAGCGCATGCACCGCGAGCTCATCCGCCTGCTCAACGAGGAGCGCCCCAAGGTCACCGCCGAGGTCTCCGCCGCAGCCGCCCAGGGCGACCGCTCCGAGAACGCCGAGTACATCTACGGAAAGAAGCGCCTGCGCGAAATCGACCGCCGCATCCGCTTCCTCCAACGGCGCCTCGACACCGCCACCATCGTCACGCCTTCTGAACAGAGTGACCGTGCACGCGTCTACTTCGGCGCCACCGTCACCCTCGAGGACGAGGACGGAGCCCGGACCACGTACCAGATTGTCGGGTCCGATGAGATTGACGCCGCCGGAGGTCGCATCAGCGTGGAGTCCCCCATCGGCCGAGCCCTCCTGCGCAAGGGCATCGGTGACACTGTCGACGTGCGCCGCCCGCGGGGCGAGATCGAACTGACCGTCGTCGACATCCGCTACGACTAG
- a CDS encoding deacetylase, with protein sequence MPRTLPINPRFRRIFQSLSGADLAAPDPDELSLEDLGLGDSQQTRGGLLFGTYSHQGLDRGLRAYGLLQRAEERVGPMELRIQGEDPFRPRIILWSRRFYAPVADISLRMATGAEVGLGGPLASAPLLYVDALLLQNPGRSFDWHRPPLPGQSHPGLALSAPLLELLMLMARRIGAEGLALTPSTFAAATVYDRRFLFVDGEAQGRFLALRDAGDSRPRWLVAWAVELGCMRDAEGQHVPFTPMPMLAPFSPRLRGAFEMKEWLEGREKTGRRLLTLDEEALRQRFPWERMPPGPPPERFADLLGYDPLAPVLAH encoded by the coding sequence ATGCCTCGGACGCTGCCCATCAACCCCCGCTTCCGTCGCATCTTCCAGAGCCTGAGCGGGGCGGACCTGGCCGCGCCGGACCCCGACGAACTTTCACTCGAAGACCTGGGACTCGGCGACTCCCAGCAAACTCGCGGGGGCCTCCTCTTCGGTACCTACAGCCACCAGGGCCTGGACCGGGGCCTGCGTGCCTATGGCCTCCTCCAGCGCGCCGAGGAACGCGTCGGCCCCATGGAGCTGCGCATCCAGGGGGAAGATCCGTTCCGCCCGCGCATCATCCTCTGGAGCCGCCGCTTCTACGCCCCCGTCGCCGACATCTCGCTGCGCATGGCGACTGGCGCCGAAGTGGGCCTCGGCGGTCCGCTCGCCTCCGCGCCGCTGTTGTACGTCGACGCGCTGCTGCTCCAGAACCCGGGCCGTTCCTTCGACTGGCACCGGCCGCCACTGCCCGGACAGAGTCACCCAGGCCTCGCGCTCTCCGCGCCCCTCCTGGAGCTGCTCATGCTCATGGCCCGCCGCATCGGCGCGGAGGGGTTGGCCCTCACTCCCTCGACCTTCGCCGCGGCCACTGTCTATGACCGGCGCTTCCTCTTCGTCGATGGCGAAGCCCAGGGGCGCTTCCTCGCGCTGCGTGACGCGGGGGACTCGCGCCCCAGATGGTTGGTTGCCTGGGCGGTGGAGCTCGGCTGCATGCGCGACGCCGAGGGACAGCACGTCCCCTTCACCCCCATGCCCATGCTCGCCCCCTTCAGTCCCAGGCTGCGCGGCGCATTCGAGATGAAGGAGTGGCTCGAGGGCCGCGAGAAGACGGGCCGGCGGTTGCTCACGCTCGACGAGGAGGCACTCCGCCAGCGTTTCCCCTGGGAGCGCATGCCTCCGGGGCCCCCGCCCGAGCGGTTCGCGGACCTGCTGGGCTACGACCCGCTCGCCCCGGTCCTCGCGCACTGA
- a CDS encoding PhoH family protein has protein sequence MRKNFILDTNVLLHDPRSIYGFEDNNVIIPIYVIEEIDQFKRDLSELGRNARLVARYLDGFRAEGSLKEGVPLPRGGMLRVCFTERDLPLSMADSNLMDNRILAVAIDLMEQEPDTQAVFITKDTNLRIRADALGLIAEDYDTERVEITELYTGFTERLVPKALVDQMYKPGAEVELPDADTLFPNQLLLLKDETNPSHTAMGRLHGLKNRVVPLLRQSKEGTWGIRPRNMEQAFCLDLLLNDDIKLVTIVGKAGTGKTLLAIAAGLQKVTEENLYQKLLVSRPIFPLGRDIGYLPGSVEEKLNPWMQPIFDNVEFLMNLSRADKKAGRGYHELLDLGLMEIEPLTYIRGRSIPNQFIIVDEAQNLTPHEVKTIITRVGDNTKIILTGDPFQIDNPYVDSTNNGLVHVVNRFKSEKIAAHISMAKGERSALAELAANLL, from the coding sequence ATGCGAAAGAACTTCATCCTCGACACCAACGTCCTCCTCCACGATCCGCGCAGCATCTACGGCTTCGAGGACAACAACGTCATCATCCCCATCTACGTCATCGAGGAGATCGACCAGTTCAAGCGCGACCTCTCGGAGCTGGGCCGCAACGCCCGGCTGGTCGCGCGCTACCTGGACGGCTTCCGCGCGGAGGGCTCGCTCAAGGAGGGCGTGCCCCTGCCCCGGGGTGGAATGTTGCGCGTGTGCTTCACCGAGCGCGACCTGCCCCTGTCCATGGCGGACAGCAACCTGATGGACAACCGCATCCTCGCGGTGGCCATCGACCTGATGGAGCAGGAGCCGGACACGCAGGCGGTCTTCATCACGAAGGACACCAACCTCCGCATTCGCGCCGACGCGCTGGGCCTCATCGCCGAGGACTACGACACGGAGCGGGTGGAGATCACCGAGCTGTACACGGGCTTCACCGAGCGGCTTGTCCCCAAGGCGCTGGTGGACCAGATGTACAAGCCCGGCGCGGAGGTGGAGCTGCCCGACGCGGACACGCTCTTCCCCAATCAGCTCCTGCTGCTCAAGGACGAGACGAACCCCTCGCACACCGCGATGGGGCGCCTGCACGGCCTCAAGAACCGCGTGGTGCCCCTGCTGCGGCAGAGCAAGGAAGGCACCTGGGGCATCCGTCCGCGCAACATGGAGCAAGCCTTCTGTCTAGACCTGCTCCTCAATGACGACATCAAGCTGGTGACCATCGTCGGCAAGGCGGGCACGGGCAAGACGCTGCTGGCCATCGCCGCGGGGCTCCAGAAGGTGACCGAGGAGAACCTCTACCAAAAGCTCCTGGTGAGCAGACCCATCTTCCCCCTGGGGCGGGACATCGGGTATCTGCCCGGGAGCGTCGAGGAGAAGCTCAACCCCTGGATGCAGCCCATCTTCGACAACGTGGAGTTCTTGATGAACCTCAGCCGCGCGGACAAGAAGGCCGGACGCGGCTACCACGAGCTCCTGGACCTGGGGTTGATGGAAATCGAGCCGCTCACGTACATCCGCGGCCGGAGCATCCCCAACCAGTTCATCATCGTGGACGAAGCGCAGAACCTCACCCCCCACGAGGTGAAGACCATCATCACCCGCGTGGGCGACAACACGAAGATCATCCTCACGGGGGACCCGTTCCAGATCGACAACCCCTACGTGGATTCGACCAACAACGGCCTGGTGCACGTGGTCAATCGCTTCAAGAGCGAGAAGATCGCCGCGCACATCTCCATGGCCAAGGGCGAGCGCAGTGCCCTGGCCGAGCTCGCCGCCAACCTGCTCTAG